The region CGGTTCCAAAGTTTTTGCTCCCATCAAATCCGACATAAACGGAAACATCACAGTAAGTGTGACCGTCCTCGCCtcaacactttaaaaaaaaatttttgtctCAAACATTCAGACAGATTTATACGAGCATTCTGTGATCTCACTGCTTAGAAAATCAGAGCTGTATATGACTCCGATCCAGTGAAGTACGAGACGCTTCAGAAGATCCTGCAAGCTGAGAAGGACATGTACGGGTCCGCATGGCCGAAAGCAGGGGCCACGTTAGCGCTCATGTGGTTAAAAAGGTGAGAAGATATGAGAAGAAAGTACGACCTCCTCTATTCCGTCgagttgatttttttatttgagttgtataaattattattattatttttttacaaagggACAAAACAtctcaggacatgctgttataggatcCTATATCAGCATGCTCTGTTGTGATACAGTAACACATTAACATTACCATATTAACAAATGTCGCTCTTTCATTCAGTTTCCTCCTGCTTTCCGGTCAGAATTGTTTGATATGTTGGAGAGAACTGTTTCTGAAATTCAGCCCTCGCTATTCGCTAATTGTTTTCCTCAGAGGCCTGCGCTTCATTCAGATCCTGCTGCAGAGTTTGGCGGATGGCGAGCGAGATGAGAACAATCCCAACTACATCCGTGTCAATATCACTAAAGCCTATGAACAAGCGCTGAAGAGATACCATGGCTGGATAGTGCAGAAGATTTTTAAGGTAAGGGAtagaaattgagagagagagagagagagagagagagagagagagctggaatATAAATGACTTTATTAAGGAAGACTACACAGTAGGTTGTGTAGTATAAATTGTTTTATACATCAGAGCCTTGATATCCCCAATACCCCAAAGTAGAGAGTTATTAGAGGTAACacttttaaattatttctgaaataatcatttaaaaaaaaaatctctttcttATAATACAAGAAAAACATCGACAAACATGCCATTACATTTGATTGCATTGAGTATTGTAGTTAGCATTATGCCTTTGTCTAATGTTTCTACACAAACCAGTTATAAGATTATCATGACATTGCAATATATGTTAAGCTATGCTATTTTTAACAATTCAGAACTACGGACAGAACAGCTGTCTAAATGCTGCCTTCAAAACGTGATGTTTGGAACGCCCAtaattttactgtgtgtgttactgtggcATATTATAGTGGcacagtataataatatattatactatatatagtgtcactgtggcgtactatagtgtatatagtgtcactgtggcgtactatagtgtgtatagcgtcactgtggcgtactatagtgtgtatagcgtcactgtggcgtactatagtgtgtatagcgtcactgtggcgtactatagtgtgtatagcgtcactgtggcgtactatagtgtgtatagcgtcactgtggcgtactatagtgtgtatagcgtcactgtggcgtactatagtgtgtatagcgtcactgtggcgtactatagtgtgtacagcgtcactgtggcgtactatagtgtgtacagcgtcactgtggcgtactatagtgtatatagcgtcactgtggcgtactatagtgtatatagcgtcactgtggcgtactatagtgtgtacagcgtcactgtggcgtactatagtgtgtacagcgtcactgtggcgtactatagtgtatatagcgtcactgtggcgtactatagtgtgtacagcgtcactgtggcgtactatagtgtatacagcgtcactgtggcgtactatagtgtatacagcgtcactgtggcgtactatagtgtatacagcgtcactgtggcgtactatagtgtgtatagcgtcactgtggcgtactatagtgtgtatagcgtcactgtggcgtactatagtgtatacagcgtcactgtggcgtactatagtgtatatagcgtcactgtggcgtactatagtgtatacagcgtcactgtggcgtactatagtgtgtatagcgtcactgtggcgtactatagtgtatacagcgtcactgtggcgtactatagtgtatacagcgtcactgtggcgtactatagtgtatacagcgtcactgtggcgtactatagtgtgtatagcgtcactgtggcgtactatagtgtgtatagcgtcactgtggcgtactatagtgtatacagcgtcactgtggcgtactatagtgtatacagcgtcactgtggcgtactatagtgtatacagcgtcactgtggcgtactatagtgtgtatagcgtcactgtggcgtactatagtgtgtatagcGTCACTGTGGCGTACTATAGTGTATACAGCGTCACTGTGGCAtactatagtgtgtatagcgtcactgtggcgtactatagtgtatacagcgtcactgtggcgtactatagtgtgtatagcgtcactgtggcgtactatagtgtgtatagcgtcactgtggcgtactatagtgtgtatagcgtcactgtggcgtactatagtgtatacagcgtcactgtggcgtactatagtgtatacagcgtcactgtggcgtactatagtgtgtacagcgtcactgtggcgtactatagtgtgtatagcgtcactgtggcgtactatagtgtatacagcgtcactgtggcgtactatagtgtgtatagcGTCAATGTGGCGTACTATAGTGTATACAGCGTCACTGTGGCGtactatagtgtgtatagcGTCAATGTGGCGTACTATAGTGTATACAGCGTCACTGTGGCGtactatagtgtgtatagcgtcactgtggcgtactatagtgtatacagcgtcactgtggcgtactatagtgtatacagcgtcactgtggcgtactatagtgtatacagcgtcactgtggcgtactatagtgtgtatagcgtcactgtggcgtactatagtgtgtatagcGTCACTGTGGCGTACTATAGTGTATACAGCGTCACTGTGGCAtactatagtgtgtatagcgtcactgtggcgtactatagtgtatacagcgtcactgtggcgtactatagtgtgtatagcgtcactgtggcgtactatagtgtgtatagcgtcactgtggcgtactatagtgtgtatagcgtcactgtggcgtactatagtgtatacagcgtcactgtggcgtactatagtgtatacagcgtcactgtggcgtactatagtgtgtacagcgtcactgtggcgtactatagtgtgtatagcgtcactgtggcgtactatagtgtatacagcgtcactgtggcgtactatagtgtgtatagcGTCAATGTGGCGTACTATAGTGTATACAGCGTCACTGTGGCGtactatagtgtgtatagcGTCAATGTGGCGTACTATAGTGTATACAGCGTCACTGTGGCGtactatagtgtgtatagcGTCACTGTGGCGTACTATAGTGTATACAGCGTCACTGTGGCAtactatagtgtgtatagcgtcactgtggcgtactatagtgtatacagcgtcactgtggcgtactatagtgtgtatagcGTCAATGTGGCGTACTATAGTGTATACAGCGTCACTGTGGCAtactatagtgtgtatagcGTCAATGTGGCGTACTATAGTGTATACAGCGTCACTGTGGCGTACTATAATGTATATAGTGTCACTGTGGCATATTATAGTCATCATCAGTAGGGTTCCTGAGCTCTAGTTACTCTCTGTGCAGGGTTTTGTGTGTTCATGACCAAAGCTCTGCAAAGaacagcaaaatcgagcaatttggccgcaacaatcacaaaaaatgctgcaaaaatcctgtacggactgaattACCTTCGCTACCCATTTTTAACCTGTTCGGTTACGTTTCCAGGCGACCCGTACATGCGACTGGGCGGCACACCGGAGCGTCCGCTGGCCCAGTGGGCTAGCTGATGAATTTATCATttgaaacatgaacaaaactaTACAGTGTTGCGGTAAGGGTAACTCGATGGTCGAAAAGATCTTGGATCACcgagtgatctcagtgattgtGACCATGACGTGATTGTTGGTACCAGTTTGAGTATCCCAAAAACTGCTGAGCTCatgggattttcacgcacaacgGTCTCTAGTGTTTACACAGCGTGGTGcgagagacaaaaaaacatccagcgaggACCAGCTGTGCAGAGAAAGAGATCGGAGGTCATTggacagactggtttgagctgagaGTAAcgcagataaccactctgtacaaacGTGGTgggctgaaaagcatctcagaactcgCACCATGTCAAAGccatgaggtggatgggctgCAAGAGCAGAACACCACGTCAGCTTCTGCTCCTGTTAACcgtgaacaggaatctgaggcagGAGTAGGCCGAGGCTCACTGAACCTTGGGAAAAAGGTGAACAGGTCAAAGAGAAAGCAGCTAATCCACAATGTCTTCTTTCTGCTTTAGGCAGCACTTCTGGCTGCGCCGTACAGGTCGGACTTCCTGAAGTCTCTGTCTAAAGGTCAGGCGGTGGTGGAGGAAGACTGCCTGGCGAACATTCGGCAGTTCTTGGTGAACTTTTCCACCACTGTGGACGCCATTTATGACATGTACACCGTGATGAATGCTGAGCTGGACTACACGGTGTGACGGGTTTGTGTCCCGGTGCCTTTCTCAGGTCAGACAGCATTCCACTGGAAATAAGCAGTACTCAAAATTCAATGCAACTctccattttattatttgtattgttcATTTTTGCTTGTGTGGTGAGAGAATTTTCTGTCTTGGCATGGatcatgctggaaaaaaaaaacaaaaaaaaacccaaacaaacccaACAACCTGAAGTGCATTAACGTATGGTATCTCTGAGCAGAGAGATGCTGAACTACCTGTGATGATTTGAGACTACCGTATCACACGGCGTGCTGCGGTGCTGAGAAGGATTTCTGACTGGTTCGACGAAAGCTCTTACTGGTTTGACAAAAAGTTTATGCTCCTGGAAATCGAGAGGAAATCCCAAAcgctagaatttttttttttagaatccTCTTACATGGTTGATTACATACAAGATACATGATAGATACACAGAATACATGATACAGCTCTGTATTCAGTTTCCTCAGCATCCATTACTTCAATTTTAAGAACTCTTTTCTTCAATACTAGTGTTTGGGACAGAGCTGTAAGCAAAACTTTGGACACATCTGAGTAATTAGAGCAAggtgtgtttaataataataataataataataataataataataataataactattttttttatatatataaaagtaagtTTAGAAAAAGGaggaattaataaaaaaatgaaagaataggACCGAACCAGACAAGGATTTATCTATTTtctattgtaactttttttttttaagtaaaaaatgGCAGATAAATtatgacagaaaataaaatctaaaagaaAAGGTGTATTTTCAGCTTCTTAGTAAACTTACAAACTTATCGGAAAGAGTTCCCGAGTTTAGCAACGCTAAAAGGAgccttaatttttaattttttttattttatttattttttttaatttttaattttttttattattattggttttTGGTAATTAGACGGGAAGTCGTCCTGCATTTGACGATTTTCGACATTGATCTCTGTGGCTCATATCTAGATGGGCATTCTGTTATAATAGAAACCAAATTATTTCTagctttaaaacaaatgcaAGAAGTTTAAGATCTGTTCTGTATAACATGAAGCATTGTCATAAGCACGTTGTTGTGATTCAAGTGAGagaaatcaacaacaaaatagGTCCCCTAACATTTCATAATTGGGTGTCTATTAGCTTCTCCCTCTTTGCACTATACCTATTTCAGTTTTGtcctcattcatttttttaaccaatGAAATGCATAAAGAAGTGCCTGACAACAATCAATAATTTCCCAAgtctataataatatttattaatatgcaaAGATCCTGGtgcctgttttttgttgttgttgtttttttaaacataaagcaATTAGCAGATTTGCTACATGATTGATATTACTTTTCATACAAAGGCTGACTCATTaactgacaataataataataataataataataataataataataataataatatatacattcatattcatatacatGCTGACAGCCCGGGGTTTGCTGCACAAAACTGATGACAACATTGCTAACTATTTaattataatgtgtatgtgcagTTTGATTATTTGCGAGCGTATATTTACACTCTTAGGGTGTACAGATTATTAAAGCACACACTGTTATGTATATTAATGAGCAAAGGGAGTAATTTGAGGAATCCCTGTGTGGAAGTCAGTTAATCTTAAAGGagattaatgttttaatgatttgcACTATTTGTAGGTCATTCACGTGAAACAGCGTAAACGAACGCAGAAAGGGTTACAGTTTTCCTGCATTATAAAACCTCACTCTGAAGTTTAtttatgagatatatatattgtgtgtgtgtgtgtgtgtgtgtgtgtgtgtgtgtgtgtgtgtgtttctgactgAGATACAATGTAAAATTATTCTCATAACTGATTATTGGTAGACTGACTTATACATTAAAACTTGTTCTGAAATAAACAGTGCCTTTCTTGCACCattaaagagttttttttagCCTCTGAGCATCTGTCAGTAATGtattgtgttactgtgttaAGGTTTTATTACTCAATACTGATATTCTGACATTTTAATTAACGTGTAATTTTGCTGTCGTGCCACCAGGGGGCAGCATGAAGCTGCATATTCTTCCCAATGAAACGCAGTTGATGTGtgtctatttattttaataatataaaatggacagaaatatataataattgatTTAAGAACTGATTGTTTTCTAGGAAGAAAAATTATACACTGAAAAATTAAAACGTAAGACACATCTTTCGCAAGTCATGCGTCTTTCCATCGTTTTCCCATGTAACGTTTAATAGGGCAAAGCCCGACTCTGATTCGTTACTCAGTGGTCTGTGACAACCAATCAGCGAGCTTCAGCCTAATTTGAATAATAAGGAAGCGTACTGTTATAAGTGATGCAGGATTTGGGAAAACATATCATGTTAAAAACTCTCATAAATTAGAGAAGATTATTTGTGGGGGAACCCATCAGTAACAGGAATTATTTTCAGTGAGTCACCAATAGGATTCGACTCTTTTGGCTCCTTTAAGTATTTTTGTCTAAAAGCTGGGTAAAATCGCTTATCTTTGCCTATTTGATGCTTAAATTGTTTAATGAAATCTTGTGCATTGTCATTAACAGTATATCATTATACTTTGCATTGTGTtcgttgtaaaaaaaaaaaaaaaaaaaaaaaaaaaaaagatcgatTTCACCTAATGAAAAACCACCCATCGTGCTATTATATTGACatagagagtaaaaaaaaatgttcagtattaTTATATCATCGTTCCTGCTACATACATTTCCACCGCTCAACACAAAACGTTCAAATATTAACCGCAATGCAAATGTGAAAGCTATTCATTATAGGTCTGAAGACATTCGAGTGGACTCCCAACGCTCATCTCCAAGAGCCGACTCATTGAGTCGACTCATTCAGGAATTCGACTCATCGgtgagaaagaaacacaaaaaagtgAGTGTTTGAATGAAAAGTTCAGATTTAAATAAACTCgttccagtatttttttattttattttttttgctgttgaaaAATAGAGTCTAAAGTAAAATGAATCTCTGAGGTTTGCGCTATTGTTGAGTCTGTAGAAGTGTGCACCGGAAATAGCATGTTAGCTAATGGGATAATTAGCAGTTTGTGTGAGATACACTACTTCTTGAAGTTTAGTCTCGACATTGTTGGCAAAGGTGAGGTTCTTTCCGTTGCGTGCGAAGGTGATGATAATGCCAGAGTTTCTGTGATAAACAATTGGCTGTAAGGCTTACAGGAAATAACTTTTTTCTCCTGCATCCACTTACTCCTGGTTTTCTGTGTTGGAAAGATGGTTATAGGGTTTATATGTGTGTCTGCACTCATTCCTGAGCCAAAATCTTAATCATGGCGTTGATGTCTGCAGAGCCAACTGACATCCTCTCTCAGCCACTGAGGCAACACTGTATCCGAAATAAGTTAAATCATTTTGTCACAATGCAAATTAGGTATGTTTCCCAAATGGCTGACCTTCTCCAGAGAGCAGTCGCTGGACATGAATCCTAGCCATTTAGGACACAGTGCTAATCTATCCAGGGCTACATTAACAAACAGCAGGCTGGTGTTGACGTTGAGCTGCTTCTGAGCAGGTCGTGGCCTCCGGTATTCAGACTAAAATGAAGCCTGTTTAGTAGTTAATGGTTTCCGGTTTCTCGTCAGCAacacgggtgtgtgtgtgtgtgtgtgtcctgctgcCTGAGGACAATGTGGAGCTTGTGGCTCCTCTCAGCGGAGACCAAATTCCCTTTCTGCATTAGCAGGACCGGTAATCCCACAGTTTTAAGAAGCACAGCTGCTGCTGAGGGGAAATGAGGCCATAAAGTAGCTTGCCATATAACGATGGAGAACTCTTAGTTTCTCACTTAACAATGACAAGCATtcagctggggttttttttttccaaccactTTCCACAGTAAACATTAAGTTTGTTGAGTGGTAAAGCCAAAATGCCAATTTCCTATGTAACTGGCTACATAAGGAATTATATAATGTCTGTTTTACCCTGTAGAGCTCTCTATCCCCGACAGGGAGGCAT is a window of Ictalurus furcatus strain D&B chromosome 16, Billie_1.0, whole genome shotgun sequence DNA encoding:
- the LOC128620323 gene encoding glycolipid transfer protein-like isoform X2, producing the protein MLLLENNQLQGDCLGSKVFAPIKSDINGNITKIRAVYDSDPVKYETLQKILQAEKDMYGSAWPKAGATLALMWLKRGLRFIQILLQSLADGERDENNPNYIRVNITKAYEQALKRYHGWIVQKIFKAALLAAPYRSDFLKSLSKGQAVVEEDCLANIRQFLVNFSTTVDAIYDMYTVMNAELDYTV
- the LOC128620323 gene encoding glycolipid transfer protein-like isoform X1, which codes for MSLLLENQFLELPNANEIATKSFLESVSHLPSFFDCLGSKVFAPIKSDINGNITKIRAVYDSDPVKYETLQKILQAEKDMYGSAWPKAGATLALMWLKRGLRFIQILLQSLADGERDENNPNYIRVNITKAYEQALKRYHGWIVQKIFKAALLAAPYRSDFLKSLSKGQAVVEEDCLANIRQFLVNFSTTVDAIYDMYTVMNAELDYTV